The Dasypus novemcinctus isolate mDasNov1 chromosome 2, mDasNov1.1.hap2, whole genome shotgun sequence genome contains the following window.
agtacctcctaaaaacacaaaaacaaaaacatcccAAGGATGGGTATAAAGAGTATCTACTCTGTAGTTACTGAAAGATAAaggccatggggagcagatgtaactcaagtgattgtgtgcctgcttcccacatatgctGTCCGgggtcaatccctggtacctcctttaaaaaaaaaaagtaggtaagTATACAGATTTTCAGGGGCTGTTTATGTGTGCTCTGCTTCTATTTAATTTCTCATTCCCTTTTTAAatagcttttgttgttgttaataaaCGGTTTGTTTCCTAGATGTTTACTGAACTGCAGCAGATGAGACAGCAGCTACCAGACATGGAATTTGGCCGACGAATGGCTGTAGAACGTGAGTTGGAGAAGTTGGATGCAGTGAgattaattaatataatttttgaTGAAACTGGACACTTTGTGTTATACGGAACAATGCTGGGCATTAAAGTTATAAATGTAGAAACAAACCGGTAAGCTTTAgtatgatgtatatatatatttttaaatgtatttatggaGGACCATTTCCTCCTTTAGAGAAACAATGGGGGTTTTGTTTGTTCCAAGACAAATGGAATGGTACCAAATGTCTAAACTTAACCAAATGTTTTGACTAGATTTTTCTGTGGTCTCTTGGTTGTTTATAACCTTATGTAAAAAGTTTCCACTCATGTttgtaaaagaaatagaaagaagatATGCATAGTttcaagtttttttattttttttaacaagttttaGTCTGTCTTTTGCTTATTGATTTAAATTAACCTGGTTCATGTTAAAATGTTGCCAAATATTTTAACCACACAATTCAGCATTACATCTGCTAGACATAAAATCAAAAGTTAAAATGTATGAAACCACAATGAGCCTTTTGTGTAAACAGTCCATTTGGTCTTAATACAAAATAGCTACAACCAGATACTATCCCTGAATGTAAATGAAAAGAACTTAGtctattttaagaaaagaataatCCTGTGCTGTACATTACtacatataaacatttttattgtagTTCTTGGCAATACAAAATCTTTGAAGGCTTACAGAAAGACTAAATTTAGGGATAGGTTAAAACTGTAACTGaatgattacatttttttaactagaattttaaaatttctaaccaatttaaaatacttttttttttggtaaagaaacacttgtttttaaaaagctttcacTACTTTTATTTCCTATATAGATAAAGGATATTTaattcctgctttcttttttccctgtcAAGTTGTTAGGACTGGAATTAATTCTGGTAATTTTATTGTAGAAAACATTATATTTTCCAGGTGTGTGCGGATCTTAGGCaagcaagaaaatattagagTTATGCAACTGGCTTTATTCCAGGGAATAGCCAAAAAACATCGTGCTGCAACTACTATTGAGATGAAAGCTTCTGAAAATCCTGTTCTTCAGAATATTCAAGCTGACCCAACAATAGTCTGTACATCTTTCAAAAAGAATAGGTTTTATATGGTATGTGGAAATACTAAGATGGTTTCTTCCAGTTTGGTTACGAGTTTTATTTTGTGCTCTCAATGGAAGAGAATGTTGGCAATAACAGTAGACTTTCTAAAAAATCAGAATACCATCTTAAAATTGTATAATTTTTAACTAGGATATGATTTTAAGTATTTCTGTACTGTTTTCCATCATCctgttttgaaaaattttcaacCTGGCTTTTACAAGTATTTGTGTTACCTAAAATGACAGGCAGTTAAGAAGTTGTTGTGGAGTCATAACTGCAACTAAAGTAGTTTTTGCTGTGGggtttttaagtttcttttactgtcatttttcagcttttacttttgaaaataatttatctcCCCTAAGCTTACACAGCCGCCTCTGGATGCATTATCTCTTTTGCCATTTGTATCCATTTTGATGGCACTACCTTAGAATGACATATTCCTGTGGAATTAACTTTTTCTTTGCAGAAGTAAAAATACTTTACATGTTGACCAAGATTGGGTTCAAAATCAAGCTACTTAAGCTATCTAGGAGTAACACTGTTCTAACTCTACTCCCTGGGAGAAGACACTTAAGTTGAGAGTCCTCTACCCTTGTATTCTAGCCTACATGCCCCAGCCAAGAAATTTATAGGACCAAAACATGATTGTTACTTCTTAGCCTAcaaccattttattttcaaagatttattccccaccccacccccgccattgtttgcactttgctgtctgctctgtgtctgcttgtcttctttttaggagcaactgggacccaaacctgggacctcccatgtgggagggagacacccaatcacttgagccacctctactctctgcttgttgtgtctctcattgtttcctcattgcatctccttgttgcatcatcttgtgtcagctcatcacaccagcccatcacatcagcttgctgtcttgcttgtcttctttaggaggcaccgggaaccaaacccgggactgcccatgtggtaggtgggtgcccaactgcttgagccacatctgcttacccAGCCTAAAACCTTTTCATGACTTACCAACTCTGATTTTCCTGAACCTTCCTGCTGCTTCTATAGCtttatctttctttatttttagatcATTTGCTACACTGATCATAGTGAACTTTTACATTTTCTAATAATTTCAGTGTGCTTTTTTATCTGGGCTGTTGCACAAGCTATTTCTTCTGCCTGTCACATACCTCTCCCTAACTCCTACTCATACTTCAGGTCTCAGCAGGAGAAGCCTTCCTTTACATCAAGTCTGGGTGAGGTGTGCCTGCTCATGTTTCTCCTCTGCTTGCCCCATCATAGCATGTATCACACTTTTTGGAATAATTTGTTGACTTTTTGTCTCTAATACTGCCACCACTCCCTCCATATAATATAAAATCCATAAAGACAAAGCACACTgtcttttccccttttaaatcCACAGGTTTGGTAAAGTGGCCCATTAGAGTATACTCAGTTCATTCATTTGATACATTGTAAGCAGCTGTGATGCTACTAGGTTGCCAACACTTGTTGAATGTATGAAATAGAAGTTTCTCCATCCCATCTGGGCTTTCAACATAAAATGGGTAAATTCTTTTGAGAATTTTGCTTATAACTTTCAAAGTTAGATGCTAAAAATGTAGTAGTATACATTAAGTTTCTTTTACTGTCATTTTTCAGcttttacttttgaaaataatttatctcCCCTAAGCTTATGTATACATTAAAGGTAAATGATTTATCTTGCTTTTACCTATAATGAAggtaaaaaaattaatgtaatgatGCACACTAAGTTAAATACACATTTAATTTTCCATCtgctttaacttttttctttctccaaagTTTATTGTGTTGATTAAAGTATACATGTTCATTGCATAGTTtcaggaaatagaaaaacaaaaaataaggcaCATTATTTCCTTATACAACTGACATTTTTCATGAAGTTTCTTTCAGTCTTATCAGATGTGCATATTCCTAAGCaaaactgaaatatatatgtctatatgtaccattttatatatataaatttcataTCCCAGCTTTCAAATTCAACATGAAATAAAGTAGTATTTTATAAATCTTGAACTTTAGGAGTTCCACATGTTAGCTCAATGAAGATAactttttcatataaataaatagtACAATAGGCATGCCATTCCTTTATAAACTGGAGAATACGATGTTAAGGCAATAACATCCTAACTTCGTTGTTTCTTTATGTAGAATCtatccaaatggatcaaagaatgACATTAGGCAAGACAGGTACTGCCTTTATTTTTCTGGAATCCAGCTGGCATTGGATAGAGCTTTCTTGAGAGAGAGAACGTCTACTTACTGAGagtcaaggaaaagaaacaggccTGGAGAATTCCAGAATTTTAATCACCAAAGgtttttctcatttctccctgCACCGGGGGATCATGAGATTTCTAGGAACTTCATTCaaaatttgcattttctcccAGGCTTCAGGGTATGTGTAGAACGGGTAGGGACTctgccaaacaaacaaacaaaaggattaGGATCTTGTTATCGATTTATCTTTGTGAATCCTCATCCTTCCTAGCATATGGTCCTGCATATAGTTATAGTACAGTTAATATTTATATAGTGTTTTCTATGTGGTAGGCACTATTCTGTAAGCACTTTACATTCCTTCATTTAGTCTTACAGTAGATACCAATGTGAGGTAAGTTTTGTTAacaccattttataaatgaagaaacagaagaaattaaTTTGCTTCCCCAAAGTCACATAACtattaagtggcagagctggaattcaaatcCAGAAAATCTAAATAGTGAAAAGTGAGGAACAGGTCATAGATTAGGATATTCTAGAAGGGAGAAGTAGAGAGCTACCTCAAATAAAAGAGTACCTTGTTAAATGTGTACCCAAGAAAGTTTCCATCCAAAAGTAAATCCCATTTGAAATCATACATTTTCACCTGATAGATTATTTTTGTACTGgacaaatgtaaaaataatttaactgCCTTTAATATCCTATAATAGATTAAAAATTCCTGAAATATTTATTCTAATGTGAATTCTTACTTTCCTCAAATACTTcaccaaaatgaaattttcttgttAATAAATCTTCGCcagataaaaaattaattcatttatttttaaattttcctccaGTTTACCAAACGAGAACCAGAAGATACAAAAAGTGCAGATTCTGACCGAGATGTTTTTAATGAGAAACCTTCTAAGGAAGAAGTCATGGCAGCTACTCAAGCTGAAGGACCTAAACGAGTTTCAGATAGTGCTATTATCCACACAAGCATGGGAGACATTCACATCAAACTTTTTCCCGTTGAGTATgtactatttttgttttaaataaacaccaatatatatgtatttgaagAAACTGTgcaacttaattattactttgacTTAAGGAATTCTGAAGAAACATTATTTGAAGTGCATCTATCTTGTTCTAATTGTTTTCCACCTAGGAAATGggaaaattatatgtatatatgtgtatatatctcACAGGTTTATTATGAGGACAAAGTATATTGGCTATCAAAGTTCTGATGTGAACTATAAAGTGATATACAAATGTACATGTATATTACTATTTCCATCAACTACACAATCCCAACTATAGGTTTTATGGCTTTCCTTTTAACACAAATCTGGGaaggaatttattttttcctttctgacaTTTGCTAAATACTTAGTACCTATTCATTAGTCCTAGTACCTATATGTTATAAAAACTAATTCCAAGAAAAGAGCTTCAACTGAAAAAAAGCTGAAAGCATTCCAGACAgtttaaaagtttggaaaatgaACATGCAATATCAAAATACAAAAGACTATCTCTGGCCATTGTTGATATGAAGGCAACATCTTTTACAAAACCTTTATTAAAAGTacttatgtatttgtattttgtaaaagtaCTTATgtatattgaatttttaaaaaatcatatcttGGCAATTAAAAAAGTAATAGGCAGTTCTAGACTCCTGAAAACAGTCTCATTTCAGAACCCATGTACCCATCAAATCTGTTTCTTAATGTACTTGATGCAAGATTCTTTTGattctccttccattctcagctctATGAGCTAGTACATGGTAATATACCTTATTAATCTAAATATTGTCAAACTCAAATATAATAAGCAATCTAAagatacattaaataaataagaatacaCTATTTACATACCCCTCAACTCTTCTTCTCCTGAGATTAAAAGAGgttatgataaaagacatatccTCCTGAAACATTCAGAGGACATTAAAAACGTCACTAGAGGCAGACCTGCAAAGAAAAGTGTCTTAAGATGATTCAGAtagatttcatatttttaatatgtatcttATTAGGTGCCCCAAGACGGTGGAAAACTTCTGTGTTCACAGCAGAAATGGTTATTATAACGGACATACATTTCACCGTATAATTAAGGTAGGTTATGCAGATGTTATGTGGGTTAAGAAATATACTATGTTATTGCAAAACAACAGGTTTATTAGAAGGAAATAGGACAAACGGATtatgggaaaggggagaggaggagagtggGACAAAAGATAACTAGGAAGGAATTAGGGATCTGAATTTAGTGGGCAGAGAGCAAGAGATTGCTAGGGCAGTGTGCAAATAACTAATCAAACTGCTAGGAGAAATGGCACTATCAGaaaaaccacttttttttttttctatttgtgaaGGATGGCTATTCCAATTCAATAAACAcgtattaaaatacatatttcttcCCTCAGGGAACCCAATTGATGGGAAGGGATAGGTATATGATCGTATTATGTGTGATGAATGCCTATATAAAGGGctattaggaaagaaaagaaatttactctGGGGAAGTGAAAATTGTAGCCatcataaaacttttattttcttgcacATTGTATAGGATATAAAATACCGTACAGATCACCCTTACAAAGAATTAActggttttgattttttgaaaagtttgtgCAAGTCTATACATGAGAAGGCCTTCACATTTTTGTTTCAATTCTTGAATATAAAGTGGTAGCTGAGCAATCAAATCCATCATCCAAATTAAAGTATAACTTACTAAGGATTTAATTAAGTAACTTTATAGAGTGAATTAATACATAAAGTACAAAGCATACATGTAGAGAAAAGGACAATAACGTATGATTTTTACATACTTTCTGTTAAGGGCTTCATGATTCAGACTGGAGACCCAACAGGTACTGGTATGGGAGGAGAAAGTATATGGGGAGGAGAATTTGAAGAtgaatttcactcaacattacgACATGACAGACCATATACACTCAGCATGGCAAATGCTGGATCAAATACTAATGGATCCCAGTTTTTCATAACAGTGGTACCAACAGTAAGTATATTAGCACTGTTCTAAAAACCAGGGATTCATAGGTTATGATATAAGAATGTGAATTCAGTAGAGGAGGGAGCTGCTTATTCTCTACCATTATTTATACCTGCCAAGATataagaatgaaaacaatttagaGAAGAAATGTAAAATTACCTAGTAAATCTATTTTTCCTTGGTAAAACAATACTTTCATGCAGTAGGAAGCACAAAGGACCGTGATTCAGGACATTTAAGTCTAACTCTGCCACTAATTGTGCAGCctgaaacaaaattattttctctttagaaaGCATAAAAAGAGTATACGAATTCCtggttttaagatattttttcccatttttatatcTCTGAAACTTGAATATATTTCATGACATTTTAGATGTAATGAAATAGTGAAATACAGTATTCAGTCATCTAGCTGTTACTATATAGTTTCACAAATTTATAGAAAGTACACTTAATTTTTTAGAATTAAGCACCCAAGCACTaaagaaaggagaaatatttAACATTCACAGTACTTTTGGTATCACTACCCCAGTTTCAAGTAATAAAGAAACAATCTGACATGATTAATTTGTCCAGAGTCAAGTAAGTAGCAATTGCACACCCATCTCTCTAATGCCAAAACACAAGCTGCTTAAAGACTATTCCATACTGCCTCTTAATTGTTCTTTTTAGAGAGAACTTTTAAAGCTTTAGCCATAACTCTAAGCCATGCAAAGTAACTTACCTTTAGCAAATATCTTCCAGCTTCCTTTGGTCTAAAGAATGCAGATATTTAATTGTTATattcttttatactttttatataaacatggaaatcacttttaaaaactgctaaatgaaattacttattttttaactATGTACTAAAATGAAGCATAAATTTAAAACCTCTTTAATTTGCTCCAAGTTTATCAAGATTTTCCATTTGTCCTCCAATGCAGCCTTGGCTTGATAATAAGCACACGGTATTTGGACGAGTTACTAAAGGAATGGAGGTTGTGCAGAGGATCTCTAACGTCAAAGTCAATCCCAAAACAGATAAGCCCTATGAGGATGTCAGCATCATAAATATTACTGTCAAGTAAAATAAAGATGCTTCattgtattttgaaataaaattcaatatatattaaacatagaattatttacattaggaaTTTCTGAACTTAAAAATCATGTTTCAAAGATGcaatattatattttgatatttttcattaaagGCCTTTTGTTAAAACTCTGCTTAAGTTTTCTTGCAATTTCTCATCCTGGCTGGTGATAAATTGAAATGGACTAAAACTTGGGCAAATTGCACTCCTTAAAGGTAATTTCTTATGAGATTCCAAACTATATTAAATGATGATAGTGGTATGTATCTGTtccttaacttttaaaaaacctGCCAGATATTCTGCCTTTAGTGTGGTTCCTTACATCCACTAAGAAACAGTACCAGGATCTGATACAcccatttctttgcttttagtTTCAGGCCAAATAGTTTTCTCTTTTGAGCATTGTTAAGTAAGTGGTGGTAAATAACACTTCAATAAATATATAGGAAGTTCCTTTGGTTAAGAGTGTTAAATCCAATTATGAAATAGTCCTTCAAATGCAAGAATCAGAATAAATTAATTCCTGAGTCCTAGGTTTTGAAAGTTCActattttttccaaaaatatgCTAAGTAATTTTTTCTGTACTTAACCGCTTTTCTTTCCTTAGTAAATATCCCAAGGCTTAATACCTTCAAGAAAGTATATATGGAATAAAAATTGTAatatctaataaaaaagaaatttagtagaAATTAGAGCTATAAAAAGTATGAGTCCTAAGTACTGATTGATTTATTCTTCACTTACTGTTTCAACTTACTTTCTAACTTAAGAATCACTGTTTTTGAAGACTCTTCAAGAAACTTATAAGCAGAACACGTTCAACAGACCTGTTCAAAGAACTCATTCTTATGCTTTAAATACAAGCTTACATCTTTCCTTCTGATCAGCACAatcatttcttttattcatttttttaagccACAAACTTGTCAAAAAAATTTGACAAATTGCACTACCTTAATATTGTGCCCTCTTTTCTAAAATTAGACCATAGAAGTTGGACATAAAGTGACTTTTCACTGTGACATTTACCTTCTCTTCCTaatattaaatgtatttattcgTACCtgaaagtttattcctaaatttttggTAATGCTGCCACCAGGTGGTGGTAATGCCTCAccccaaaaatataaaatgctgtGTGTGAAAAATCATTTGGTTCAtgaatttttcaatttcctgtCAGAAATTTAACTGAATTGTTAGATCTAAAAACATCAGTTGcctgttgtctttttaaaagcatGGTTTGAATTATCAGCAAGATAATATCTGATGCttattcattttgtcctttccattgccTTATTTTAGAGAAGAGTACTGTTAACTTCTTCCCTATTACCACTCTGCAAATTGAAAAGTATcccaatgttacataaaaagcatTTCTCTTAGCAATATTAGTTCATGTTACTGTTTTCAAAGTCAATTTCTAGAACAAATGGTCATTCAAAATGCTATGTTCTCATGAGAAATAGTTAAAGATTTAAAAAGCAGTAGTTTCACTTTGGTCAATGTAAATTTTAGCTCCTCTTCAGTGACCTAAGTTGCAAATAGAGAATGTTATTTCTTCTCAAAATTGACATGCAAATCAGTCTCtatctcatttattctttctcttaacCCCAGCAGAAATATGACACTTTAAATTGATTACTAGTAGATAAATGATTCAAGAatgaattttcctttaaaatggtTTTAACACTTTATTGCTATCTATACTAATAATACATATTGAATGCAAATAATGGCTTCTGGTGGTTATAAATCATTCCTGAATTATAAACCAGGGCTATACACTTGACAAACATGCCTTATATAAAGCATAATATTTATGCTTAATACAGAAATTCAGAGCTATGAGGTAAGTACTCTATTGAATGTAATTAAAACATCTTTCTCCTTAAACTTGGCATTTCCCAGGGGAAATTAGCACAATCTTAATGATTAATGAAAGAATACAATAACAAATAGTAATATGAACCTGAgaaaaacattctttaaaaaaaaatcatacatgaACACCATTATATACCTTATAATCACATTTAAGCATAGGTTTAAGCACACTTTGTATTTAGTAATATGCTAAGAACGTGAATTACAAAGTTAAGCAAAAttggtaaaataataatttacaaGAAAAGCAAGTTCATGTGTTAAACTTGAttccctaccccctcaccccaccgcAACTAATTATCTACTAGAGAAAACAGTTTAGGGGCTCACAGGCAAATGcaacatcttttttatttttcacaattacTGAAATCAAATAATTTATAAGTATTATGTGCACAAACTATACATGTAACAGCATTACTTTGTACTTGAAAAATAAAGGatgaaatatattatttacaCAGTGCTCGTAACACTGATGGGCTTTTTTAATGCtctattttctaaaagttttgttatttttaaataagaatacATATGAAAGGACTGAACCAAAACAGTGCCCCTAAGGCCACATCTTATTAGCAGATATTCATGCCCTTAAGACATTTCAATTAATAAGATTTAGGATTCAACTTCATCCTAAAGTATGAAAAGCATTAAAAAGACATGAAATATCAATCtagttgttttaaaatataataaatcatGTATTTATAAGAGTAAccttaaaaactaaaaaacagtAAAGAGCACAAAAATTTACTAGAACACTGCATAATAAAAGCGATATAAACTtcttgaatgttttctttttttccttctttagacATGGTATTCCTCTGAAATAACTTCAAGGCCTTATTAAGAAGAGCCtttatcacattttattattaatataaatgcacTTATTGTAATAAGCATTTCCTACTGTTTAAACAACTTCTTTTAAGGTAAAGGTAGTTTCCTACTTAGGTCTCTTTTATGTAAAGCCAAGCCTGGCTCTAACTCACTACATATTTACCTATAGTCGCTTAcgatgtttaaaaagaaacactactaagtactttaaatatgttaaaatgaAGGACCAATTTGGAGCGTTGACCTAGGAAATAATAGTTAAACCTAAGTTCAGTGCTAGAAATGGGTCTTTcctaaatgaaaatgaagtagAACATTTTCTGACTTTCACAGTTGCATTGTTTTTCAATATAGTACTGATCTGACAGTCGATCAGGCCTAGTTGTATAATGTATcctttcttttacaaagtgctttagaagaaaattttaatgaaacactgtataaaataattttctaagtaTGTAGCTTATATTTCTTAGCATTAAAGGTATTCAGCTACCCTGAACATAAAAGTAAAGAAGTCCTAGTAGCCAGAGATGTAGCTTAGATTCAATTTCATGAAACCACTATCATTTTTTTGCTACTGAGTATTACCAAAATTTAGTGAAAAGGCAAGTTAAAGAAGCTATGCTTCACAACAGAGGTTCCATTAGGGACTCAGCTGACTGTTCTTATTTTACTCAAAAAATAAACCTCTACTTAACCTTTCTCTATGACACTTGTGCCCCAATATATGGGTCACATATAATCTGAAAAACTTAacaaatttacctttttaaaaaaatggaaatttcaagAAATCCCTACTTAATCCAATCTAAGTTGCTCAGTCATATATTTAAGTTTCACcatagaatttttaaagtaatattgtACTGAATTCCCAATCCAAGATTCCTTTTATATACACACCCTAAAATAACTATCATCTTTGAGATGGAGAATTTCTTACGACATATTGTGTGCAAAATAACTTTTAACCACAAAACTTTAAACAACTGCGACATTTAAAATCAAGCAACATCCAATACACCAGCAGCCACAAGTTGCCGTGAAAGCCAGTCCAACCCTTCATATAGTCCCATCCCACTTCGAGCATCACAGCCCTGAATATACCAGCTACGGCCACAGCACAGTTTATGGAGACTAAGCAGTTCAGTGATTTCTTCTACTGAAAGGGCTCCAGCAACatcctgaaaaatatatacacataataaTGTTTGTATGCATCTATTCAAATTATCATTTTTCTGCTTATTATTTTCCTAGAAGTCTACTGATCCCATTCTAAGAGAAGCCTAAACTAAAGTAAAATTCAGATTCACCTTTCAATACTTAttctgattaaaagaaaaaaactgttaaaatgatctaaaaaaaaaatttccttttatgtttGAAAGAAGAGCCTTACAATGAGATCAATAAAGGCCATGTGCCCTGAAATATACTGCCTGAGTCATCACTACAAGGCATCAACTTTTTTCACGAGGTATGGGGCACTGAACCGAGGACCTTGTtacgtgggaaacaggcactcaaccacttgagctacatcagctccccacacttgaaaaaaaaaaaaataacatgtgcATAGGGTATAGTAAAGCACGGATATAATGAAGAGTACATTTCTCTCCCACCTCACTCTTCTCTTGCTTCCCCAAAGCAACCACCAGTAAAAATTTTACACTTTTCTAGAaaatttacatatacattcatGCAAATAAATTAGCAAATAAAAAAGTCAAACTATTAAAAGCTGATACACTCAGACTTGCTTATGAGTAAAGACATGCAAATAAGTCATACAAATAGGTACATACATATATCttgcaggtttttgttttttttttaacttgacaCACAACTTGAGAGTACATATCTTTCCATTACCAGCACAAGCAGACTATCCACATTCTTTTTAACATCTGAATTGTTTTCCACTGTGTTTATATAGCATAGTTTACTTAACCACGCCTATACTGGACATTTTG
Protein-coding sequences here:
- the PPWD1 gene encoding peptidylprolyl isomerase domain and WD repeat-containing protein 1, which gives rise to MDAEGSGDSELRRRRSRDPEEAERTELGEEELAVAVAVAQEKDEQNEERWVGPLPVEATLAKKRKVLEFERVYLDNLPSASMYERSYMHRDVITHVVCTKTDFIITASHDGHVKFWKKIEEGIEFVKHFRSHLGVIESIAVSSEGALFCSVGDDKAMKVFDVVNFDMINMLKLGYFPGQCEWIYCPGDAISSVAASEKSTGKIFIYDGRGDNQPLHIFDKLHTSPLTQIRLNPVYRAVVSSDKSGMIEYWTGPSHEYQFPKNVNWEYKTDTDLYEFAKCKSYPTSICFSPDGKKIATIGSDRKVRIFRFLTGKLMRVFDESLSMFTELQQMRQQLPDMEFGRRMAVERELEKLDAVRLINIIFDETGHFVLYGTMLGIKVINVETNRCVRILGKQENIRVMQLALFQGIAKKHRAATTIEMKASENPVLQNIQADPTIVCTSFKKNRFYMFTKREPEDTKSADSDRDVFNEKPSKEEVMAATQAEGPKRVSDSAIIHTSMGDIHIKLFPVECPKTVENFCVHSRNGYYNGHTFHRIIKGFMIQTGDPTGTGMGGESIWGGEFEDEFHSTLRHDRPYTLSMANAGSNTNGSQFFITVVPTPWLDNKHTVFGRVTKGMEVVQRISNVKVNPKTDKPYEDVSIINITVK